The following is a genomic window from Anomaloglossus baeobatrachus isolate aAnoBae1 unplaced genomic scaffold, aAnoBae1.hap1 Scaffold_4980, whole genome shotgun sequence.
tccgtgatgaacaagtccaggatctccggtccggtggaaagctgcaggccttgggtccagtggtcggcagctcgggcaagtgcccgccggtggtcagcccaggagtcctttggtcccttctgtaggctccggaacttcttgcggtaggactctggagtgaggttgtactgttggatcagggccagcttgatggtgtcgtagccctgatctgcctcagcaggcaagtccccaaggatatccagggccttatcccttaaacggggggtcaggtatttggcccactggtccttgtccagatggtgctgcaggcaagtccgttcaaaagcagtcaagaaagagtccaagtctccatccttctccagcactgggaagtcctcaacacggacctttggaagtttggtgtcttgaaggtcacgtgtggctgatgagggccggagctgagctagctgcagctggtagtcacgctctgcctggcgctcttcacgtgctgcttgccgctccgcagcctcacgcactgcttgccgctccgcagcctcagcgtcacgcgctgcctgtcgctcacgctcggccatgagtatctcgtaggtatcccggtctccagcctggagaagggccatagccatttgaagaaggctatccgagcctcccaggctcggtggaatggcacgtggtgatctgcggcccgctgcggagcctggtgcttcactgtccattgcagagcggagggctggcatctggctcgttgaggacccttgggtgagctgctcctcatcttgtccatcagtgccaggttgtgcaatgtcctctgcagagctgttttctggcgtcgagctcctggaggactcgtgggcaacctcctcattactgtccacagcaccgtcctccctctcttcggctcctgctttagcattggccagttgcctagctctgctcctggtgccatcagccattcttgcagacttttggtcactgacacagaactgacacctgatgcctccacacaccttacagtatctgcactctgacactctagtgttgagctagtctgaagaccccagcagccacagctgctgcaggcagtctttagtgtctgggagtatgggtctcacactcacacacactattatctcgatcccaccgctatgccaccaatatgtcacaaaccaccggggggggtcactcagaaatcccccgcgctggctaccagtacgtcacaatcggggggtaacaagtggggtcacccctcctttatacctcccgaccgacagacagagcacgtgacgcgctctctagcgcccctcttatagtcaggccaattatggaattgcccgacaataagcaaggaggccgctatactacttatgccgattattgaagggtccccggtgagagtagggtatttattcccccgacctctgcgggcggaatatataaaacctccccgaatctcactggcctccccacaataatccttggcacaactcgctgccaccaaccgcttcacggtaactattagccgaacacacagacgtgggattcaagatcgagataacagaacagcccaagattaattatataatttaatcagcctaaagcacactagaaactacaatatatacaatagggaatctacagaatatacatatgtcagagtacagttacagataaagcatggtttacaaacaggtatgcagttcaatcagttaccttgtgcgtctggccacaggggggcgctgtagaccaggtttctaggaactcccacagatgtttcctgcacgtgacccccagcgaaagaaccctggaaaatggccgaagtagggttatcaacctgggcaaatccaggtcccctcctaccttcgtgacctcagagggagcactgctccacccctggctggagttatggacaaaatccacaacatggaatatggccataacttggcctgggagcgtcgtaggcggacgccaatgctctcattgtgacagctatgaatttagctacagaacgagaggactcgtgacttgtctactagttccacattggctgatatcacgcctggggtatttcccaagctcccgctcccataaaaagggtgtgccagcatcgtccgcatgcggagacaccatttttatggttgccatatttatcggaaatatggcttgcgagatatgaaccattttttactggagtcgttctgtctggatacttccaagcttgctaatgagatagcagctcctaccacagggtcacggcagggagtcatcctgtgtccattgttcccacatcatctcatctccatatcacaggagatggccatggaggtgtaacaccttcacagatgctggacattgagaacaagaagggagggggggcactgccagggagtgatgagcgattatgactggaagtcataattcatcttcatatcccgggatttgcctcacaacgaCCTTCCCCCtacagattccatcccatgtggctcctttcccccaacagatcctatcccatgtggtctcttgccccctgcagattccatcccatgtggtctctcccccccctgcagatcccatcccatatggtcTCTTGcctcctgcagattccatcccatgtggtctctccccccctgcagatcccatcccatgtggcctctttccccagcagatcccatcctattatggcccctttccccctgcagatttcatcccattatggcccctttccccctgcagatcccatcccattatggcccctttccccctgcagatcccatcccattatggcccctttctccatgcaaataccatcctattatggcctcctctcctaatatagccacatatagctcccctcttatgtggcccctctccccatatagcgacatatagctcccctcttatgtggcctcctctccccatatagccacatatagctcccctcttatgtggcccctctccccatatagcgctcccctcaggtggcccctctccccataaagtcacatatagttcccatcttatgtggctcttctccccatatagctgccatgttatgtggccctctccctgcatcttcggcccactgagcgcttacctggctgcatcggcggcctctcctgtgtctcccgtcctcctccgcggctctctggacgctgacagacggcaggaggaggagataCCTTCTCACGCTGCCGTACcatctctgcagcgtcagcgcgtcactgCACGCCGAGTCAGGGAGCCAGTaggctccactgaaccaggaagtgcggcgcggaggggcggggattcatttgtgctagtgtcttaaagagacactagcacaaatgaatacagagaaccggatcgccgcaggtgtttcttgccggttctgggaaccggctgctattttaacaaccggttctccagaaccggctgaatcccacccctgggcagaacacttctcagacaacacagggtgagggaaccacaccttgGTAGGATGTTACTGGTTCTCCAATAGGAAAAATCATATTGTGCATTTCCAGAAagatcacaagatggtacaagcgacagcCTCACCCATCCATTGGCTCACGAGGGATTAGAATCTTTGCGACTTCGGGGCTTCctgggccaactatcccagtcagcagcacctcgcttttgatgagcacccactgagaggagatagcggcaagcttagaaaGCTGAACGaagacagcaagatatgtagccaggcaactgaattgtcctcacctgggttctccaggcacaattgtgggctcagcattgagcagtgaagcagatctgtgatcttccagctaaaaatgtggattttaggctgaagtcctgcaaAATGAATGTGGAAAGAGGAGCAAAGCCCTTTTTATACCCTAAGGTCTCACTTCAGAATATTGTGTCTTACAAGATTGGTGGTAGATGGCCGTTCTCTCATTGGTTCAGTTCAATTCGACTGCATAATATTCCTCTAATTGACATTGTCAAAGAGGCTGAGGCAATCCATATTTAACAGGATATAGGGCTCCAGTCAGTCTGAAATTAAACAATGGCCAACTTCTCTTGATTTGGCAATCAAAGAAACAAaaggtctggcctaattaagaaccatTCACCCCTCACACAAATCTCTAGATGCCAAGTTGTCACATATAGCACAACTGCACAatgaccaagacatggccgtccacctaaactgacatcccaagcaaggagagcactaattatagagaagcagccaagaggtctGTGGTCAATGGAGAAACAGGAGCGATgcagagctcagggggagaatctgtccacaggacaactataagtcataaactccACAAATTTGGTCTTTATAGAATAATGGATATTTTTTATAAGTAAAATAATAAGAATTGAAAATTTCTTCACAGACGCCTTCATCCAATTTACCTGCgatagagctgttttataaagtagaaggggcaaaaatgtcacctctagatgtgcaaagctggtagatgcATGCCCCCAAGAGCCTAGCAGCAGTAATTGTAGTGAAAGGAGGTCCtgcaaagtattcactcagggggctgaatactaatgcacatcacaaatttcagagttaaatttcttaacatatttagaaagtcatgtataatttcctttatacttcacaagtgtttgttactttgtgttggtatCACATAAACCCCAATAAAATCCATTTGTGGCTTGTAATgttaaaaatgtggaaaagttcactgggtatgaatagtttttcaaggaacGGCAGGTCTACCTTCAACCTAAAAAACTATGAAATTGTGTCATGAATGTTCTCCAGTCCACACTCGAGCTATTTTATGTAGACCCAGggctttttttgttaaaaaaatatttgctggtacgcatctctgaggcgaggtgCGGGCggggggggtgctgtcaggcggccgggagatcctgtgcacggtttacctgttgaggcactgggtGGCGGAAAACGGCAGTCCCCATAAAGCTTCACCccccagatggagggggcagcggctgatggaggggggaggtagatggagggggcagcggctgatggggagagcggtggcagatggagtgggcagcggctgatggggagagcggtggcagatggagtgggcagcggctgatggggagagcggtggcagatggagggggcagcggctgatggggagagcggtggcagatggagggggcagcggctgatggagggagggagacagatggagggggcagcggctgatggggagagcggtggcagatggagggggcagcggttgatggaggggggaggcagatggagggggcagcggctgatggggagagcggtggcagatggagggggcagcggttgatggaggggggaggcagatggagggggcagaggctgatggggagagcagtggcagatggagggggcagtggcagatggagggggggaggagacagatggagggggcagcggctgatggggagagcggtggcagatggagggagcagcggctgatggggagagcggtggcagatggagggggcagcggctgatgggaagagcggtggcagatggagggggcagcggctgatagcgagagcggtggcagatggagggagcagcggctgatggggagagcggtggcagatggagggggcagcggctgatggggagagcggtggcagatggagggggcaggggctgatggggagagtggtggcagatggagggggcagcggctgatggggagagcggtggcagatggagggggcaggggctgatggggagagcagtggcagatggacggggcagcggctgatggggagagcggtggcagatggagggggcagcggctgatgggaagagcggtggcagatggaggggcagcggctgatgggaagagcggtggcagatggaggggcagCAGCTGATagcgagagcggtggcagatggagggggcagcggctgatggggagagcggtggcagatggagggggcaggggctgatggggagagtggtggcagatggagggggcagcggctgatggggagagcggtggcagatggagggggcaggggctgatggggagagcggtggcagatggagggggcaggggctgatggggagagcggtggcagatggagggggcaggggctgatggggagagcggtggcagatggagggggcagcggctgatggggagagtggtggaagatggagggggcaggggctgatggggagagcggtggcagatggagggggcagcggctgatggggagagtggtggcagatggagggagcaggggctgatggggagagcggtggcagatggagggggcaggggctgatggggagagcggtggcagatggagggggcagtggctgatggcgtGAGcaatggcagatggagggggcagcggctgatggcgtgagcggtggcagatggaggggacagcGGCTGGTGgatggggcagcggctgatggatggggcagcggctgagggggagagcagcggcagatggagggggggcagcagatggagagGGGGCGGCGGCTATAACTTACTAAtgcggcacttgcagggatcgcactcctcagcttccacagacgccggagtgaagctgaggggagcggctctggccccagatccacagtgattagagagatcggtcacaaggccggtctctccaatcagagctgggggcgggtgaagcagaggtcacccagctccagccaatgatcagtgctatagctgcactgatcatggctggatttcaaccaTTTTcattggctgaaacattacagtggctgtgattggctgagaggcgttcgtcagccaatcacagcctctgtaggtccggggaggcaccacccctcctgaggtcaggcaggtcctgcagctccattaGCTGCtttgcttgtgcctccgctccacacatggctaatttgtacagTTTAAAGAAACCACCCAAAAACACAACCTctaaaaatatttctttattaatAATCATAAAAAGACCAAAAGAGCCACCGCTTGAATTATAGAATATAGATCGATCCAATACAGGAGAAGGTGGATTCCCTCTCCTAGCCTGTCCGGTTTGCACTGACAAGAGCCCTAGTATTACAACTGTGCTATGTGGGACTCCTGTGCTATCCAGGAGTCGAGAGATTGATATACTGACTATTTCTGTGAAATGTGGCTATCTATATGATATAAGGTGTCTTCACCTAACAACATCCCATTTATGCTGAGACAATTTTCTCTGGCTAAAAGGaagtcaaatatgctttattggagaTTTTAAGGCGTACCAAGCAGGCATATTTTGCCGCCGCTTTATTTACCTTGGTAGTGTTTCCAAGTGTTGTTGGCaatttacccctgatgaacccccgaacattaagttaggagggggagaaacgcgtcgggagaagcttGGGGTACCGGCCTAATAGGTGGACCCAGGAGCTTGATCCTAACTGCTGTTTTTTACAGTATCTTGACTGGAACACATGTTCAAGTCTAATTCAGGAACCAACAGAATTTAATTTATACGTTTGTCCTGTTTTCACACAATTCACCTGGTTGGTGGTGGGCATAGACCAGCTAAGAGCAGGGATAGTCAGGGTTAGCCATCTTAAGCGGGGGGTGTTCAAAACATTAAGACACGCTCCGCTGGTAGGAAGGGCAAGTAGTAGATCCATGTAGCCCCTTCTAGACCTATATAGTCTATCCTACTATGCATTTCATACTATAATCCTGCACACTTCCTCTGCTCCTCATTTGGTCATACACTGGCACATTGTCTTTTGTCCTCTATGTTATAGACATTTGGTGTCTTTATATGTCTTTTTATGATTattaataaagaaatatttttagAGGTTGTGTTTTTGGGTGGTTTCTTTGGAATCTTACCTCGTTAATTTATCTATTGTTGTGGTTTACTCTAATTTGtacagtttacaaattagccatgtggacagagccagaggtgctcttcagattttccagtaTGCCGTACCAgcgcaaaaaaagcactgtgtaGACCAAATACTTTGGTGCAAACTTGCCGCCATTTAGGAAAAATTCAcgatccacttggaccaatatgaaGAATTTGACACAAAAAAACATTAATCAATACGAGAATTCAAAAATcggcttaaaaaaaaacaaaacaaaaaaaacccaaaacaccacaattgatgagttggatgtgagttttgtggtgcggagcccgttatatcggcagacgggatgtgaccggaggcagaaatattcagggaagggaaagattttacactttctagataaatcctctcttcccgggatgtaatggcctctaatgccgggatcacacggccggataaagaatcatcacagcttcatccagaaaactaggacaagtcttttcttatttgtcatccatatacaatccggtatttacagccgctattaataatttacaagaccatttacagcttcctccattacagaactgcaatgtacccgtaacacaatgtctgctgtatggtggagctggtgggaatctgatggtttgtgcagacacagacctgaatggacgagtctcctccgatttacAGAAGACACTAGAGGATACTGGGATTATTCTcacacagattctgtcagtgagaaagaaaatccccatctgcactgccacatccaataacaatggtctgagggcgagacgctgtgttattttatggacagaactgaaaatacagtagtgtgagcgagaactaaaaggaatcatcaaagctgttatctctcctaatcctgccatctccaccgctctcattacacaagtataacacatataataccggaggataaaacaagactgagcacaagaccttcacagccgtctacacatcataggagatttcatggcaccttctctccatctacctgatgatcctgaggaacatcgggatcttcttgtttacagtcctgtgggagaagaggacggggacatctctctggtgttgtcctcttactggatagaactggaggagacacatacagggactgaattcattccttacatacagataattatagaccgtgtgtatttagtcctgtctattacctggtgatgtgaggggctggggaacctccatcatgacgtccttgtacagatccttgtacaatatccaccttataggaacctgacacatacaatgatagcgtcacccccgatcccttcatagcgttactgtataatgtcccagcattcccagcagtgtcacctctccagtcagcagctcaatcatcttgtaggtgagttctaggatcttctggtcattgatgtcctcatgtatcggggggtgaggtggaggccccgtgattgggctcaggggtcttccccatccctcagacacaggggcctgacagcgctcactagaggtcttcttcactactgtgtaatcctggttatggagagacacagtaagaaatctcactccagacatttccagagtcctcacctctccagttctgtccatctgttattcccatagataagaatgatgtaatgtgacgtcatcagaatctctcacctctccagtaagccggaagaggatctctagggtgaggtgtaatatcctctccgccatcttgtccctgtccatatccatccttcacggggcaatcaggagaattctcttctatagaagatctccactgacaggatccgatattataaggacctgaatgggaaggagatgagccgatttgtaaaattaatggagataagggaggtgagatataatttgggtactaaaaaatattcaacatgaaatgtgctatgtaaatagTACAACTGTGAAAGTAGCACATTATCTGAACGGAAAAATAACATATAATTGCTCCCGGAATAAGAGTaggaaaatacaaaagagcaaaaacAAATCATTTCCCAGTTTTTCGATTAAGAACAGGGAATGGAATTAGGATTCGATGTATTCTTGTTTTTAACAGAAGACAAGGGGCCCACACATGacgtacggatctgtgcactcgctgacgcacaatttaccacccatttcttgtatgaaggcaACAAAATGGGAAAATTAACCCCATTATAAAATGTGCCCACtttatatttcactcctaaactggaaaaattatgtaaataattttttttagatattctaaactggtttcggagctcgtagactttaaccccttaatgaccgcggtcaataaaattatgtcctagcggtcatagtgttaatcccctccCGCTGCTGCCGGCAAGCAATAAAGAAATAAAGTGTATACCGCCCCCCAGCATCGCAAAATTTCCATGGTTTTAGCTACCGAGGGAAgctcagaccctggagatcacgattcgggctgaaaaaaatgatttatctcccatctggcaagaGCAGTCATATCAGATGGGAGATAAGTCGCCTCCCCCGGTCCCccgatgtggccaaagtgccccccccagtCCCACACACCACCCGATCATCTAAAATGGCCGGCACGCGCGCTgcgctcatcctcctcctctgagttcTGTTGTATCTTACATGTCAGATGTGACatcaaagttctccccaggtccagccaggtcactcCGTCAATCCCCAGTCTCCCGTTGCCTCCTGCAGTGACTATCCCCTACGATCCCTCCTCTTCCTTCTGAGAAGATACTGGCCACATGTGCAGAgtagctctcagatggctccttgctactagtgacactgagcttactgcagctcacactgccatgctgtggacccggggagtgtgagtgtagcttcactgcaaccacactcctcacatggagggtttgcacttccagaaaatgggggatacattcactgagcatgccccccatattctggaaggtccatagtcatcgtaggacctccaaaatggattaccgcGGGCtagatttatttttcttttcaataaattggtgaaagaggaaatgtgttggggagtgttttttcaaataaatgtttttgtcttttttttattactgactgggttagtgatgtcgggtatctgata
Proteins encoded in this region:
- the LOC142282121 gene encoding oocyte zinc finger protein XlCOF29-like, whose product is MDMDRDKMAERILHLTLEILFRLTGEDYTVVKKTSSERCQAPVSEGWGRPLSPITGPPPHPPIHEDINDQKILELTYKMIELLTGEVPIRWILYKDLYKDVMMEVPQPLTSPVLSSKRTTPERCPRPLLPQDCKQEDPDVPQDHQGEDLTHINTTETYVRGDERSKEEIPTDNRP